The proteins below come from a single Campylobacter sp. CCUG 57310 genomic window:
- a CDS encoding COG3400 family protein → MKNILIIADGIVAKHFLERLFVTKNSSHHYSIITHKEGIVPSGLKIENFSFYNFDPTSLDRLKRAADGYFSQFLIVLEDKFEALSVYRNLRQISKKTDMLIFDTWGLNDDNEISQDKHLTLLDGRNIMTIRLMDYLPDMPVIADNIGLGEGEIMEVKVPVGSSFMYRHIGSVQQKKWRIAMVYRGSNFMIARPNLMILPNDTLLIVGEPSVLLSVFKSIKREKGQFPSPFGLNLYTLLDMKHMSQGECMRLIDESIALNERLNNRRLYIKVINPTMNPVYERLKELEDSSIIISFDYFSCSASVIKSDILAFDIGLVITDNKFFKANKKLLFDIKKPVMKIGVGNLSQLKKGVILSGSEDMESHSSVILDCCSQLDVDITLYYFDTMNSNDDQSIVEHFENLSKIFGKKVEIINDKSENPLVKLSDEKNLLQFISFSKKMSRRDIFAIFSNDMNRLYGKLSDNIQIFIPIN, encoded by the coding sequence ATGAAAAATATTTTGATAATTGCAGATGGAATTGTAGCAAAACATTTCTTAGAAAGATTGTTTGTAACCAAGAACAGTTCGCATCATTACAGTATCATAACCCACAAAGAGGGCATCGTGCCTAGCGGGCTTAAGATAGAAAATTTTTCATTTTATAACTTTGATCCAACCAGCCTTGATAGACTAAAACGCGCAGCTGACGGGTATTTTAGCCAGTTTTTGATAGTGCTTGAGGATAAATTTGAAGCTCTTAGCGTTTATAGAAATTTACGCCAAATAAGCAAAAAAACCGACATGCTTATCTTTGATACGTGGGGGCTTAATGACGATAATGAAATAAGCCAAGATAAGCATTTGACGCTACTTGACGGACGAAATATAATGACAATTAGGCTCATGGACTATCTTCCGGACATGCCAGTGATAGCCGATAATATAGGTCTTGGCGAAGGCGAGATAATGGAGGTCAAAGTTCCCGTGGGAAGCTCTTTCATGTATCGCCACATAGGCTCCGTGCAGCAGAAAAAATGGCGTATCGCTATGGTTTATCGCGGATCAAATTTCATGATAGCGCGTCCAAATTTGATGATCTTGCCAAACGATACCTTGCTGATAGTAGGCGAACCAAGCGTACTTTTAAGCGTATTTAAAAGCATAAAGCGTGAAAAAGGGCAGTTTCCTAGTCCATTTGGGTTAAATTTATATACGCTTTTGGATATGAAACATATGAGCCAAGGCGAGTGCATGAGGCTGATTGACGAAAGTATAGCGCTAAATGAGCGTCTAAATAATCGTCGCTTGTATATAAAAGTGATAAATCCGACTATGAATCCTGTCTACGAGAGGCTAAAAGAGCTTGAAGATAGCTCCATAATCATATCTTTTGATTATTTCTCATGCTCGGCTAGTGTGATAAAATCTGATATTTTGGCATTTGATATAGGGCTTGTGATAACCGATAATAAATTTTTCAAAGCCAACAAAAAGCTTTTGTTTGATATCAAAAAGCCTGTTATGAAGATAGGAGTCGGGAATTTAAGCCAACTTAAAAAGGGTGTTATCTTAAGCGGAAGCGAGGATATGGAGAGCCACTCTTCGGTGATACTTGATTGTTGCTCGCAACTTGATGTGGATATAACGCTATATTACTTTGATACTATGAATTCAAACGATGATCAAAGTATCGTCGAGCACTTTGAAAATTTGTCTAAAATTTTCGGCAAAAAAGTTGAAATCATAAACGATAAAAGCGAAAATCCGCTCGTAAAACTTTCAGATGAAAAAAATCTGCTTCAGTTTATATCTTTTTCTAAAAAGATGAGCAGGAGGGATATTTTTGCTATTTTTTCAAACGATATGAACAGGCTTTATGGTAAATTAAGCGACAATATTCAAATTTTTATACCGATAAACTAG
- the aroB gene encoding 3-dehydroquinate synthase, which produces MKIDINLQDESRNYTVFINELRELKFDTKVAVITNPKVAGLHLNSLLENLECKEKFIISVPDGEEYKNLSTIEQILEELFTSKLDRSSVIIAFGGGVISDMAGFVASVYQRGIKFINIPTTLLAQVDASVGGKTGVNNKFGKNLIGSFYQPRAVYCESKFLKTLPKREFAAGVAEAIKMAVMFDKDMFEWLEGANLQDEANLQQLIYKSVLLKAKAVEADELEKGVRAVLNYGHTFAHVIENETEYKKFLHGEAVAIGMNMANVLAVKLGLLSSEEKNRVENLLLKFNLPTRYSVANAHSFYEAFFFDKKSENSAIKFILPKGIGGYEIRKDINKDIVMEILSEFR; this is translated from the coding sequence GTGAAAATCGATATAAATTTACAAGACGAATCAAGAAACTACACTGTTTTTATAAATGAGCTAAGAGAGCTTAAATTTGATACCAAAGTAGCCGTTATAACTAATCCGAAAGTCGCAGGATTGCACCTTAATAGCTTGCTTGAAAATTTAGAATGTAAAGAAAAATTTATAATAAGCGTGCCGGATGGCGAGGAATATAAAAACCTAAGCACTATAGAGCAAATTTTAGAAGAGCTTTTTACCAGCAAGCTTGATAGAAGTAGCGTTATCATAGCTTTTGGCGGCGGCGTGATAAGCGATATGGCGGGATTTGTGGCAAGTGTTTATCAAAGAGGGATTAAGTTTATAAATATACCTACCACGCTTCTAGCTCAAGTTGATGCAAGCGTAGGCGGAAAAACGGGAGTCAATAATAAATTCGGCAAAAACTTAATCGGCTCGTTTTATCAACCGCGAGCCGTTTATTGCGAGAGTAAATTTCTAAAAACGCTTCCAAAACGCGAATTTGCAGCAGGAGTAGCCGAAGCTATAAAGATGGCTGTGATGTTTGATAAAGATATGTTTGAGTGGCTTGAGGGCGCAAATTTGCAAGATGAAGCGAATTTACAGCAGCTTATATATAAAAGCGTGCTTTTAAAGGCTAAGGCCGTTGAGGCCGATGAGCTTGAAAAGGGCGTAAGAGCGGTGCTAAACTACGGACACACTTTTGCTCACGTGATAGAAAACGAGACTGAGTATAAGAAATTTTTACACGGTGAAGCCGTAGCCATCGGGATGAATATGGCTAACGTACTAGCCGTTAAACTAGGGCTTTTAAGCTCGGAAGAAAAAAACAGAGTTGAAAATTTGCTCCTTAAATTTAACCTTCCGACAAGATATAGCGTAGCTAACGCACACAGCTTTTATGAGGCGTTTTTCTTTGACAAGAAAAGCGAAAATTCAGCTATCAAATTTATCTTGCCAAAAGGAATTGGCGGATACGAGATAAGAAAAGATATCAACAAGGATATCGTAATGGAAATTTTAAGCGAGTTCAGATGA
- a CDS encoding mechanosensitive ion channel domain-containing protein — protein MKKLLVSLVFCLFAFGANEVAQDYNSTKEAALLDLRTALTSIDEQLSGNIWITRYSNYNTFQKLTAELTEVEANLKKVPKSNSEKMLELQKKQNTLREQIELLKEFEKAPFSSMITAPEIENLQKITNPVAVISGFSYIKQLRSEKDEYKERLTGLDKIITELNKKEEILSNIVRLNDDEKFKSDLIELRQEIVEFNAARDIAQTTYSVYEKRVSEAMDRASEDIKAQAVKALNIAILLVIIIVLSFLFKFITKKTIADNERLYTANKFINLVNITLVIVILLFAYIENVTYLVTVLGFASAGIAIAMKDMFMSMLGWTVIVFGGSFHVGDRIKVRKGGENFVGDIIDISLLRMTIYEDVTLNTYMFNRRAGRIIFVPNNYIFTDLIANFSHQGMKTVWDGIDITLSFDSNHKKAMYIMKNIVRKYSKGYTDIAKKQMSKLRNQYSIKNPNVEPRIFSLIEPHGMKISVWYMTNSFATLTLRSTISAEIIESFAAEDDIVIAYPTQTLYMDKRVQAAEKKPIENSEEVSL, from the coding sequence ATGAAAAAGTTGCTTGTGTCTTTGGTTTTTTGCTTGTTTGCTTTTGGCGCAAATGAAGTGGCGCAGGATTATAACTCCACTAAAGAGGCCGCTTTGCTTGATTTAAGAACCGCACTTACTTCTATCGACGAGCAGTTATCGGGCAACATCTGGATAACTAGATACTCAAACTATAATACCTTTCAAAAACTCACAGCCGAGCTTACAGAGGTTGAAGCTAATTTAAAAAAAGTGCCTAAATCAAACAGCGAAAAGATGCTTGAACTACAAAAAAAGCAAAACACACTAAGAGAGCAGATAGAGCTTTTAAAAGAATTTGAAAAAGCGCCATTTTCGAGTATGATCACGGCTCCGGAGATAGAAAATTTACAAAAGATCACAAATCCTGTGGCTGTTATCTCGGGATTTTCTTACATAAAGCAGCTTAGAAGCGAAAAGGACGAGTATAAAGAGCGCTTAACTGGACTTGATAAGATCATAACCGAACTTAATAAAAAAGAGGAAATTTTATCAAATATCGTAAGACTGAACGATGATGAAAAATTTAAGAGCGATCTTATAGAACTTAGGCAAGAGATAGTTGAATTTAACGCTGCTAGAGATATAGCTCAAACCACTTACAGCGTCTATGAAAAAAGAGTTAGCGAGGCTATGGATAGAGCAAGCGAGGATATAAAGGCTCAGGCTGTAAAAGCTCTTAATATTGCAATTTTATTAGTTATTATCATAGTTCTTTCGTTTTTATTTAAATTTATCACTAAAAAGACCATAGCCGATAACGAGCGCTTATATACGGCGAACAAATTTATAAATTTGGTAAATATCACTCTTGTTATAGTTATCTTGCTTTTTGCCTATATCGAAAACGTAACTTATCTAGTTACCGTGCTTGGTTTTGCCTCGGCGGGTATTGCTATTGCTATGAAAGATATGTTTATGAGCATGCTTGGCTGGACGGTTATCGTTTTTGGCGGTAGTTTTCATGTAGGAGATCGTATCAAGGTGCGAAAAGGCGGTGAAAATTTCGTAGGCGACATCATAGATATCTCGCTTTTAAGGATGACGATTTATGAAGATGTAACTCTAAATACTTATATGTTTAATCGCCGTGCGGGTCGTATCATCTTCGTGCCAAACAACTATATATTTACCGATCTTATAGCAAATTTTTCACACCAAGGCATGAAGACGGTTTGGGACGGTATAGATATCACGCTTAGCTTTGACTCAAACCATAAAAAAGCGATGTATATCATGAAAAATATCGTGCGCAAATACTCCAAAGGCTACACCGATATCGCTAAAAAGCAGATGAGCAAGCTGAGAAATCAATACAGTATTAAAAATCCAAACGTAGAGCCTAGAATTTTTTCTCTGATCGAGCCTCACGGTATGAAAATTTCTGTTTGGTATATGACAAATTCCTTTGCTACGTTAACTCTTAGAAGCACGATAAGTGCCGAGATCATCGAAAGTTTTGCCGCGGAAGACGATATCGTGATAGCATATCCTACTCAGACTCTTTATATGGATAAGCGTGTGCAGGCGGCAGAGAAAAAACCGATAGAAAATAGCGAAGAAGTAAGTTTATGA